A genomic segment from Streptomyces antibioticus encodes:
- a CDS encoding proline racemase family protein, which produces MRSTLVLHAVDSHTEGMPTRVITGGIGTIPGATMNERRLYFREHRDDVKQLLMNEPRGHAAMSGAILQPPTRPDCDFGVVYIEVSGYLPMCGHGTIGVATVLVETGMVEVVEPVTTIRLDTPAGLVVAEVAVEDGAARSVTLRNVPSFVVGLDREATLPDGRTVRYDLAFGGNFYAIVPLAEFGLPFDRARKDDILRAGLSLMEAVNSAGGPVHPEDPSIRGCHHVHLTAPGSTARHSRHAMAIHPGWFDRSPCGTGTSARMAQLHARGELPLHTEFVNESFIGTSFTGRLLGTTEVAGRPAVLPSITGRAWITGTAQYLLDPTDPFPAGFTL; this is translated from the coding sequence ATGCGCAGCACACTCGTCCTGCACGCCGTCGACTCGCACACCGAGGGCATGCCCACCCGGGTGATCACCGGCGGGATCGGCACCATTCCGGGTGCCACGATGAACGAACGGCGGCTGTACTTCCGCGAACACCGTGACGACGTGAAGCAGTTGCTGATGAACGAGCCGCGCGGGCACGCGGCGATGAGCGGTGCGATCCTTCAGCCGCCGACCCGGCCTGACTGTGACTTCGGGGTCGTGTACATCGAGGTCTCCGGCTATCTCCCGATGTGCGGGCACGGCACGATCGGGGTGGCGACGGTCCTGGTGGAGACGGGGATGGTGGAGGTCGTGGAGCCGGTCACCACGATCCGGCTGGACACACCGGCGGGGTTGGTGGTCGCCGAGGTGGCCGTCGAGGACGGCGCCGCCCGGTCCGTCACCCTGCGCAACGTGCCGTCGTTCGTGGTCGGTCTGGACCGTGAGGCCACTCTGCCCGACGGCCGGACGGTGCGGTACGACCTGGCGTTCGGCGGGAACTTCTACGCGATCGTGCCGCTGGCGGAGTTCGGGCTGCCCTTCGATCGTGCCCGCAAGGACGACATCCTGCGGGCCGGGCTGTCCCTGATGGAGGCGGTGAACTCGGCGGGCGGGCCGGTGCATCCGGAGGATCCGTCGATCCGCGGCTGCCACCACGTCCATCTGACCGCGCCCGGCTCGACCGCCCGGCATTCCCGGCACGCGATGGCCATCCACCCCGGCTGGTTCGACCGGTCGCCCTGCGGCACCGGGACGAGCGCGCGCATGGCGCAACTGCACGCGCGAGGTGAACTCCCCCTGCACACCGAGTTCGTGAACGAGTCCTTCATCGGCACCTCGTTCACGGGACGGCTGCTCGGGACGACCGAGGTTGCGGGGCGTCCCGCGGTGCTGCCGAGCATCACCGGCCGTGCGTGGATCACCGGCACCGCGCAGTACCTGCTGGACCCGACGGACCCGTTCCCGGCGGGGTTCACGCTCTGA
- a CDS encoding tryptophan dimethylallyltransferase family protein, with protein sequence MTLPRVHRPREVPTLGSLTTSQLTRLCPVAGLGPADAETYAGVLLKALGPAADRPLDLPPPSCTFLSDDHTPVEFSLSFLPDASPSLRVLVDPGSATDSLRRNGRVGLRVIRKMARRWHFDTDPLDKLEDLFFPASPEGPLALWCALELVPGGVPKLKAYLNPAANGAKRSARTVWEALRRLGHHKAFDALPPADGYPFLALDLGDWDTPRVKVYARHDNLSAEEASGLSRMDAGPGAAEIEAFFRTASGRHPGGFGGYGAPDDRLTGRPALTCHAFTETKTTKPSGFTIHVPVRGYARHDGEALARATTLLDRYGMDTAALWRALSAVTSRRPEDGVGLIAYLALAHQTGRPPRLTAYVSSEAYHVRPPVAPRQNAAAVPGR encoded by the coding sequence GTGACCCTCCCACGCGTCCACCGCCCCCGTGAAGTCCCCACGCTCGGCTCCCTGACGACAAGTCAGCTCACGCGACTCTGCCCCGTCGCGGGTCTCGGCCCCGCCGACGCCGAGACGTACGCGGGCGTCCTGCTCAAGGCCCTGGGACCCGCGGCCGACCGGCCGCTCGACCTCCCGCCGCCCTCGTGCACGTTTCTCTCGGACGACCACACGCCGGTCGAGTTCTCACTGTCCTTCCTGCCCGACGCGTCGCCCTCGCTGCGTGTCCTCGTGGATCCCGGGTCCGCGACGGACAGCCTGCGCCGCAACGGCCGCGTGGGACTGCGGGTGATCCGCAAGATGGCCCGGCGCTGGCACTTCGACACGGACCCGCTGGACAAGCTGGAGGACCTGTTCTTCCCGGCCTCCCCGGAGGGCCCCCTCGCCCTGTGGTGCGCGCTGGAACTGGTACCCGGCGGGGTGCCCAAGCTCAAGGCGTATCTGAACCCGGCCGCGAACGGCGCCAAGCGCTCAGCCCGGACCGTATGGGAAGCCCTGCGCCGCCTCGGACACCACAAGGCGTTCGACGCGCTGCCCCCCGCCGACGGCTACCCCTTTTTAGCTCTGGATCTCGGTGACTGGGACACCCCCCGGGTGAAGGTGTACGCACGGCACGACAACCTCTCCGCCGAGGAGGCGTCGGGCCTGTCCCGCATGGACGCCGGACCGGGAGCGGCCGAGATCGAGGCGTTCTTCCGCACCGCGTCCGGACGGCACCCCGGTGGCTTCGGCGGCTACGGCGCGCCCGACGACCGTCTCACCGGACGCCCCGCCCTCACCTGCCACGCCTTCACCGAGACGAAGACGACGAAACCCAGCGGCTTCACGATCCACGTGCCGGTGCGCGGGTACGCCCGGCACGACGGTGAGGCACTGGCGAGGGCGACGACCCTGCTCGACCGCTACGGCATGGACACCGCCGCACTGTGGCGGGCCCTGTCCGCCGTCACCTCGCGCCGCCCCGAGGACGGCGTCGGGCTCATCGCCTACCTCGCCCTGGCCCACCAGACGGGACGTCCGCCCCGGCTGACCGCGTACGTCTCCTCCGAGGCCTACCACGTCCGCCCACCGGTCGCCCCACGGCAGAACGCGGCCGCGGTGCCTGGCCGTTAG
- a CDS encoding cytochrome P450, which produces MDQPTAPVPPPGCPAHQPGGRVPLYGPEFAADPEAYYSYLRHHGPTAPVELAPGVDATLVTDYATALQLLQDSGTFRKDARRWRDLNEGRIAPDSPVLPLLAYRPNCMFTDGADHLRLRQAITDSFARVDSLRLSHSTERISDFLIAQFSERGSADLIGNYARQLPLFVFNELFGCTADIGDRVFFGISGMFDGVNAEKATEVLFQAVGELVALKRQRPGDDVTSWLMQHHAGLSDEEMVHQLSLLLGAGAEALVNLIGNTLHRILTHDRYAHEGGLIEEAMDDTLWENPPMTNYAPHYPVSDVEFAGQKFAAGDLLLISFAAANTGPALSAARKAGSNRAHLAWSAGPHACPSKDPARHIAVTAIENLLNRLPDVEITVPEDSLTWRPGPFSRGLVTLPARFTPVAPARGPGRQSGAQAQAAPEPVAPGRRPEQAGVWSKFLTWLTR; this is translated from the coding sequence ATGGACCAACCCACCGCCCCGGTACCCCCGCCGGGGTGCCCGGCGCACCAGCCCGGCGGCAGAGTGCCCCTGTACGGACCGGAGTTCGCGGCCGACCCCGAGGCCTACTACTCCTATCTGCGCCACCACGGGCCGACCGCCCCCGTCGAGCTGGCCCCCGGAGTCGACGCCACCCTCGTCACCGACTACGCGACGGCGCTCCAACTCCTTCAGGACTCCGGCACGTTCCGCAAGGACGCCCGCCGGTGGCGGGACCTCAACGAGGGCCGTATCGCGCCGGACAGCCCGGTCCTGCCGCTGCTGGCCTACCGGCCCAACTGCATGTTCACCGACGGCGCCGACCACCTGAGGCTGCGTCAGGCCATCACGGACAGCTTCGCCCGCGTGGACTCGCTGCGGCTCAGCCACAGCACCGAGCGCATCTCAGACTTCCTCATCGCCCAGTTCAGCGAGCGTGGTTCGGCCGACCTGATCGGCAACTACGCCCGGCAGCTCCCGCTGTTCGTCTTCAACGAGCTGTTCGGGTGCACCGCCGACATCGGCGACCGAGTCTTCTTCGGCATCTCCGGCATGTTCGACGGCGTCAACGCCGAGAAGGCCACCGAGGTGCTGTTCCAGGCCGTCGGCGAACTGGTCGCCCTCAAGCGGCAGCGGCCCGGCGACGACGTCACGAGCTGGCTGATGCAGCATCACGCCGGGCTGTCGGACGAGGAGATGGTCCATCAGCTCTCGCTGCTGCTGGGCGCCGGCGCCGAGGCCCTGGTCAACCTCATCGGCAACACCCTCCATCGCATCCTCACCCACGACCGGTACGCCCACGAGGGCGGACTGATCGAGGAGGCCATGGACGACACGCTGTGGGAAAACCCGCCGATGACGAACTACGCGCCCCACTACCCCGTGTCCGACGTGGAGTTCGCCGGCCAGAAGTTCGCCGCGGGCGACCTGCTGCTGATCAGCTTCGCGGCCGCCAACACCGGTCCCGCCCTGTCGGCGGCCCGCAAGGCGGGCAGCAACCGGGCGCACCTGGCGTGGAGCGCCGGTCCGCACGCCTGCCCCTCGAAGGACCCGGCGCGCCACATCGCCGTGACCGCCATCGAGAACCTCCTCAACCGGCTGCCCGACGTGGAGATCACGGTTCCCGAGGACAGCCTGACGTGGCGTCCGGGCCCCTTCAGCCGCGGCCTCGTCACCCTTCCCGCCCGCTTCACCCCGGTCGCGCCGGCGAGGGGGCCCGGCCGGCAGAGCGGCGCCCAGGCGCAGGCCGCCCCCGAGCCCGTCGCCCCCGGCCGCAGGCCCGAACAGGCAGGTGTCTGGAGCAAGTTCCTCACCTGGCTGACGAGGTGA
- a CDS encoding GntR family transcriptional regulator, which yields MTAPPPSSRTPAASGTPGPALPVLGGRRSSYRERVADALRAALIAGELRPGEVYSAPTLAARFGVSATPVREAMLDLAKEGLVDAVPNKGFRVTEVSDRQLDEYTHVRALIEIPTVVALATTADPVSLEALRPAAREIVAAAVAGDLIAYVEADTRFHLGLLALAGNGHLVEVVRGLRGRARLYGLTALSASGRLLASAQEHLELLDALSARDERAVREIMTRHLGHVRGLWASATPE from the coding sequence ATGACCGCCCCGCCCCCCAGCAGCCGGACGCCCGCCGCGTCCGGGACGCCGGGACCCGCCCTGCCGGTGCTCGGCGGCCGGCGCAGCAGTTACCGCGAGCGGGTCGCCGACGCGCTGCGGGCCGCGCTGATCGCGGGTGAACTGCGGCCCGGTGAGGTGTACTCGGCGCCGACGCTGGCCGCCCGGTTCGGCGTCTCGGCGACGCCGGTGCGGGAGGCGATGCTGGACCTGGCGAAGGAGGGGCTGGTCGACGCGGTCCCCAACAAGGGCTTCCGGGTCACGGAGGTCTCCGACCGGCAGCTCGACGAGTACACGCACGTCCGCGCGCTCATCGAGATCCCGACGGTGGTGGCGCTGGCCACGACCGCCGATCCGGTGTCGCTGGAGGCGTTGCGCCCGGCGGCCCGGGAGATCGTCGCCGCCGCGGTGGCGGGTGATCTGATCGCCTATGTCGAGGCGGACACCCGCTTCCACCTGGGCCTGCTGGCGCTGGCCGGGAACGGTCATCTCGTGGAGGTAGTACGGGGGTTGCGCGGCCGGGCCCGTCTCTACGGTCTCACCGCGCTGTCCGCGTCCGGCCGGCTGCTGGCGTCCGCCCAGGAGCATCTGGAGCTTCTGGACGCCCTGTCGGCGCGCGACGAGCGGGCCGTGCGGGAGATCATGACCCGGCATCTGGGCCATGTACGCGGCCTGTGGGCCTCCGCCACACCCGAGTGA
- a CDS encoding flavin-containing monooxygenase, whose product MRVCLIGAGLSGLAAAHALKSAGVGFVCLERSPDVGGIWRRPGAGERGPGYLSLHLNTAKQLTGYSDHPMPASYPLFPRHSQFAAYLRSFAEWAGLLGHVEFETTVESVRQEADGSWTVVSRDARGARTSRSFSQVIVASGHNTEPSLPAPAPGSDTFEGRILHALDYHDGSDFAGQRVVVVGLGASAVDIAADLSRHAAETVLSVRRGLHVLPKQLFGMALDEIAEASWWTAMSLEEQRRFVAQALLVARGRLADYGLPEPDHPLFASAVTISDEILSRIRHGAIAPKPAIEFLAGERVVFTDGTSVRADAIVYCTGYRMDFPFLPQGCPVSRQGAVELYKRVVAPDRPGLFFVGLVRPLGSITRLVEAQSRWIARLITGESTLPEPEVMHKEVAGYLSGIAGQYGQLQGASIQVNVAPYLEELAAE is encoded by the coding sequence GTGCGTGTGTGTCTCATCGGTGCCGGGCTGTCGGGGCTCGCGGCGGCGCATGCCCTGAAGTCGGCGGGGGTCGGTTTCGTCTGCCTGGAGCGGTCTCCCGACGTCGGCGGCATCTGGCGTCGGCCCGGGGCGGGCGAGCGCGGCCCCGGCTATCTGTCGCTGCATCTCAACACCGCCAAGCAGCTCACGGGTTACTCCGACCACCCGATGCCGGCGTCGTACCCGCTCTTTCCCCGGCACAGCCAGTTCGCCGCCTATCTGCGCTCCTTCGCCGAGTGGGCGGGGCTCCTGGGCCATGTGGAGTTCGAGACGACCGTCGAGTCCGTACGGCAGGAGGCCGACGGTTCGTGGACCGTCGTCAGCCGGGACGCCCGCGGTGCCCGCACCTCCCGGAGTTTCTCCCAGGTGATCGTCGCCTCGGGGCACAACACGGAACCGTCGCTGCCCGCGCCCGCACCCGGTTCCGACACCTTCGAAGGAAGGATTCTCCACGCCCTGGACTACCACGACGGCAGCGACTTCGCGGGTCAGCGGGTGGTCGTCGTGGGGCTCGGCGCCTCGGCCGTGGACATCGCAGCCGATCTCTCCCGGCACGCGGCGGAGACGGTCCTCTCGGTGCGCCGGGGTCTGCATGTGCTGCCCAAGCAGTTGTTCGGCATGGCTCTGGACGAGATCGCGGAGGCCTCCTGGTGGACGGCCATGTCGCTGGAGGAGCAGCGCCGGTTCGTCGCGCAGGCCCTGCTCGTGGCACGGGGCAGGCTCGCCGACTACGGTCTGCCCGAGCCCGATCACCCGCTCTTCGCCTCCGCCGTCACCATCTCGGACGAGATCCTCAGCCGTATCCGGCACGGAGCGATCGCTCCGAAGCCCGCGATCGAGTTCCTGGCCGGCGAGCGGGTGGTGTTCACCGACGGCACGTCCGTGCGGGCCGACGCGATCGTCTACTGCACCGGGTACCGGATGGACTTCCCGTTCCTGCCTCAGGGCTGCCCGGTGAGCCGTCAGGGGGCGGTCGAGCTGTACAAGCGGGTGGTCGCCCCGGACCGCCCCGGCTTGTTCTTCGTGGGGCTGGTCCGGCCGTTGGGATCCATCACCCGGCTCGTCGAGGCGCAGTCGCGCTGGATCGCCCGGCTGATCACCGGTGAGTCGACGCTGCCGGAGCCGGAGGTCATGCACAAGGAGGTCGCCGGCTATCTGAGCGGCATCGCCGGGCAGTACGGGCAGCTCCAGGGCGCGTCGATCCAGGTCAACGTGGCGCCGTATCTGGAGGAACTGGCCGCGGAGTGA